A part of Gavia stellata isolate bGavSte3 unplaced genomic scaffold, bGavSte3.hap2 HAP2_SCAFFOLD_34, whole genome shotgun sequence genomic DNA contains:
- the LOC132320856 gene encoding outer dense fiber protein 3-like yields MDGAWVGTWRPHRPRGPIMAQFTSPGPKYSIPGTTGYLAHNPSKTKAPAYTFQGAKRPVADSCSPGPRYYVQPSITRNGKYVAPAHHMCGLPKIKTEVTPGPSDYSTDKANKHLYKCAPAQSMAFRHKAVKTDQTPGPGTYTLPRLVGPNTAYTHASPCYSMKGKSKHNGFAEDLSKTPGPAAFPKVELDVYKKRAPVYTMGTNSRLGGDKTVKPGPADYHPGKVTLIKPQAPAPTFGLRHSLYTTPLIPLI; encoded by the exons ATGGACGGAGCCTGGGTGGGCACCTGGAGACCTCATCGCCCACGCGGCCCCATCATGGCCCAGTTTACCAGCCCAGGACCCAAGTACTCAATCCCCGGGACCACAG GTTACCTGGCTCACAAtcccagcaaaaccaaagcGCCTGCGTACACGTTTCAAGGGGCCAAACGTCCCGTCGCAGACAGCTGTTCTCCGGGTCCTCGGTACTACGTCCAGCCCTCCATCACCAGGAACGGGAAGTACGTGGCTCCAGCACATCACATGTGCGGACTTCCCAAGATAAAGACCGAGGTCACCCCTGGACCGA GCGACTACTCCACCGACAAGGCCAACAAACACCTCTACAAATGCGCGCCGGCACAGTCCATGGCCTTCCGGCACAAGGCTGTCAAAACCGACCAAACTCCAG GTCCTGGCACCTACACCCTGCCTCGGCTGGTGGGACCCAACACAGCCTACACCCACGCCAGCCCGTGCTACTCCATGAAAGGGAAGAGTAAGCACAATGGTTTTGCTGAAGACCTCTCCAAG ACGCCAGGTCCTGCTGCATTCCCCAAGGTGGAACTGGACGTCTACAAAAAAAGGGCTCCCGTGTACACGATGGGAACCAACAGTAGACTCGGAGGCGACAAAACAGTGAAGCCGGGGCCAGCAGACTACCACCCGGGAAAG gtgaCGCTGATCAAGCCCCAGGCACCTGCTCCCACTTTTGGACTCCGACATTCCCTCTACACAACTCCTCTAATACCTCTGATATGA